GAACTGGCCACCCACCGCGACCACCTGGTCGCCGGGCTCACCGCGGCCGGCTTCCCGACCCTGACCTCGCAGGCGCCGTTCGTGCTGATCGACACCGCGGCCTGCGGGCCGGACTCGGTGCGTCCGGCGCTGGCTCGGGCCGGCTTCGCGGTCCGCCGCGGCGAGTCCTTCCCCGGGCTCGGCCCGACCTGGATCCGGGTCAAGGTTCCCGCCCCTGACGTGGCGGACGCCCTGGTCAGCGCCCTGGCCTCGCTCTCCCGAGGCTGACTGCCCGCGCTTCGCTACCCGTGCAGCGACTTCGCTACCCGTAACCCTGCTTCGCTACCCGTCCAGCGGTAGCGAAGCGGCCCAACCGGTAGCGAAGCGACCCAACCGGTAGCGAAGCGGAGCGGACCGGACCGCGACGCCGTGACGAGTCGGACGATCTGGATCGGCGCGATAGCGTGACCCGATGCGTGAACTGCTGCTGATCGGGATCGGGGCCGGCGATCCGGACTGGATCACCCTGCAGGCCGTCGGCGCCATCCAGCGCCTCGACGTGCTGTTCGTGGTGGTCAAGAGCGACGAGTTGGACGATCTGGTTCAGGCCCGGCGCGCGGTGATCGCCCGACATCGCAGCGAGCCGCTGCGAGTCGTCGAGTTGGCCGACCCACCGCGTCCGTGGCGCAGCGCCCCCGACTACGACCAGGCGGTCGCTCGCTGGCGGGCCGAGCGACTGGCTCAGTGGAGCGACGCAGTCGCCGCCGCCCTCGGCGAGGGCGAAGTCGGCGGCTTCCTGGTCTGGGGCGACCCGGGCCTGTACGAGAGCACCCTGGCGATCTGCACCGAGCTGGTCGCGTCCGCCCCGAACCCGATCACCCTCGACGTGATCCCCGGCATCAGTAGCGCGTTCGCGCTGGCCGCTCGGCACCGGATCCCGCTGAACCGGCAGGGACGCGCGGTCCAACTCAGCCCGGCTCGGCTGCTGCGAACGGGGATGCCAGACGGCATCGACGACGTCGTGGTGATGCTCGACCAGCATCAGGTCTTCGCCAGCATCGACCCCACCGGCCTCGAGCTGTACTGGGGCGCCTACCTGGGCACCCCGGACGAGTTGCTGATCGCCGGCCCACTGGCCGAGGTCCGCGACGAGGTGCTTCGAGTCCGCACCGAGGCCATCGCCCGCAAGGGCTGGATGTTCGACACCTACCTGCTGCGCCGGGTCTGAGCCAGCCACTGCTGCGCTTCAGCCACGGACGCCACCGCGGCCACTCCGTCCGGTGCCGGCGGACGGCGCACCATCACCACGGCCACCCCGAGTTCGGCGGCAGCGTCCAGCTTGGCCGTGGTCGGCCCGCCGGAGTCCTTGGCCACCAGCACCTCGACCCGGTGCCCGGCGAACAGGGCGCGCTCCTCGGCCACCGAGAACGGGCCGCGCGCGGCAACCAGCTGCCAGTTGGTCGGCAACGCGACCGCGGGCGGCTCCACCACCCGGGCCACGATCGTGCGATCGGTCCAGTCGGCCAGCTCGGCCAGGCCCTGCCGGCCCACGGCCAGAAAGATCCGCCGGCCCCGTTCGCCGGCCGCGGTTCGGGCCGCGGCCAGGTCATCGACCCAGCACCAGCCGGACGCGTCCGGGCGCTCGGCCCAGCTGGGACGCTCCAACCGCAGCAGCGGGGTGGACGTCGCCGCACACGCCAGCGCCGCATGAGCGCTGATCCGGGCCGCGAACGGGTGAGTGGCATCGATCACGGACTCGATGAGGCGCTCGCGCAGGTAGTCGGCCAGGCCGTCCGCGCCGCCGAAGCCGCCGACCCGGACCTGCCCGGGCGGCAGGCGCACCGAGGCCAGCGCCCCGGCCAGCGAACTGACCACGTCGATCCCCTGGCCGACCAGGACATCGGCCAGGGCCCGGGCCTCGGCCGTGCCACCGAGCAGCAGGACGCTCACCGCAGTCGCCTCGACTCCGGACTGGCCGTCACCGGTGTCGCCTCACCTGCGGCAGCCGGCCTCGATGCACCAGCGCGGCCAATCCGGCGCTGACCAGCACCGATCCGGCCGAGACCGCCAGCGCCAGCCGGTTCGCCCGGACCAGATCGGACGGCGTGGGCGCCGACCCGTAGCCGAGCTCGCCGCGATCCTCCACGACGCCGTCGTAGCTGTTGCGTCCGCCGATCCGCACCCCGAGGGCTCCGGCGAAGCCGGCCTCGACCACCCCGCCGTTCGGGCTGGGGTGCGCCCCGGACTGCTCGACGATCGCCCGGACGGCCTGGCTCGGCTCCCCGCCGACCACCGGCGCGGCGACCACGGCCAGGGCTCCGGCCAGCCGGGCCGGCAGCCAGTTGGCCAGGTCGTCCAGCTTCGCGGCGGCCCAGCCGAAGTTGCCGTAGCGGTCGTTGCGGTAGCCGACCATGGCGTCCAGGGTGTTGATGGCCCGGTAGGCCAGCAGCCCCGGAATCCCGGCCACGGCCCCCCAGAACAGCGGGGCCACCACGGCGTCGGAGGTGTTCTCGGCCACCGATTCCAGGGCGGCCCGGGCCACCCCATCGGCGTCCAGTGCCTGCGTATCGCGGCTCACCAGATGGCTGACCTGCTCCCGGGCCGCAGGTAGATCATCGGCGGCCAGATGGGCGGCCACGGCCTCGGCCTCGCGGGCCAGCGAACGTCCGCCGAGCACCGTCCAGGTGGCCAGCGCGGTCATGCACACTCGTGCGAAAGGACGCCGCGCGCCGGAACTCAGCGCCACCCCCAGTCCGGTGACGGCACCGACCAGGACGACCTCGTTGAGCACCCCGTTGGTTCGCCGGTCGGCATAGCTCACTCGCTCATAAGCCGTAGCCACACGGCCAAAGCCAGCGACCGGATGGCCGCGCTGCGGATCGCCGAACGCCTGATCGGCCAGCCAGCCGAGCATCAGTCCGGCGGCCGTCAGGACACCCGTCCGCGCCATGCCCACTCCCTCGCCGCTGGTAAATCCGGTGCCGCCGAGTGTGCCAGACTGAGCCCCGCAGCGATCAGCGCAGGAACTCCGGTGAGCCCCTAGTGGGCGAGTCCGGGGCGGTCCCGCCACTGTGACCGGAAGCGATTCCGGGAGCCAGGAACTCGCCTCGCTGCCGAGCAACACATCGGGCGCGGAAACCTGAGGAGGCTCCATGGCGGCAACGCCTGCTCCCCCGACGCCTACCCTGGTCGGGGTAGGCGTGGGTCCTGGCGACCCGGAACTCATCACCGTGAAGGCGGTCGCCGTCCTGCAGCGGGCGGACGTGATCCTGGTGCCGGCCACCGAAGCCAGCGCGGACGCAGCTGGACGCGCCGAGCAGATCGTCCTGGCCGCCTGCCCTGAAGCCGCGACCAAGCTGCGCCGAATCCCGTTCAGCATGGCCCAGCGGCGTGGCGTCGGCCGCGCGCGCACCGAATCCTGGCAGGCCTCCGCCCAGGCGGCGGTCGATGCCTTCTCCGCGGGGGCGACCACGGTCGCCTTCGCCACCGTCGGCGATCCGAGCGTCTACTCGACGTTCTCCTACCTCGCCGCCCAAGTACAGGCAGTGATGCCCGGCGTTGACGTGTCGGTCGTGCCGGGCATCACTGCCATGCAAGCTCTCGCCGCGGCCAGCCGGACGCCGCTGGTCGAGGGTACCGAGTCGCTCACTCTGGTGCCGGCCACGGCCGGCCTGGAGACCGTCCGCGAGGCGCTAGCCCACTCCGACACCGTGGTCGCCTACAAGGGCGGACGCCAGCTGGCCGAGCTGCGCGCCGTGGTGGCCGCGTCCGGCCGGGACGGCGTCCTCGGGGTGAACCTCGGCCGTGCGGACCAGACAGTCACCCCGCTGGCCGAGGTGACCGAAGCCAGCGCGCCCTACTTCTCCACGGTCCAGATCGTCGGAGCCCGGGACGGCATCGGCGGTCGGCTGTGAGCGCCGCCACCCCCGCCGGCGAGGTGGTCTTCGTCGGGGCCGGGCCGGGCGCGTCCGACCTGATCACCGTCCGCGGGGCCGCGGTGATCGCCGCGGCCGACATCGTGATCTGGGCGTCCAGCCTTGTCGATGCTGGAATCGTGGCCAACCTCAAGCCCGGTGCGCTGCTGGTCGACTCGGCTAGCGCCTCGCTGGAGGAGATCACTCCGCTGTACGAACGGGCCCGCGACGAGGGCCTGCTGGTGGCCCGGGTGCACACCGGCGATCCGAGCATCTACGGCGCCACGGCCGAGCAGCGCCGGGTCTGCGACCAGCTCGGTATCGCCCACCGGACGATCCCCGGAGTCTCGGCGTTCTCGGCGGCCGCCGCGGTCGCCGACGCCGAGATCACCGTCCCGGAGGTATCCCAGAGCTTGATCCTGACCCGGCTGGAGGGTGGCCGGACCCCGATGCCGGACCGGGAGACCGTCCGCGGCTTCGCGGCCCACGGCGCCACCATGGCGCTGTACCTGTCCGCAGCCCGCAACAAGGTGCTCCAGGCCGAACTGATGGCCGGCGGCTACCCGGCCGACACCCCCTGCATCGTCGGCTACCGGGTCAGCTGGCCCGACCAGCTGCTGCTGCGCTGCCGGCTGGACGAGCTGTCGGCGACCATGCGCGAACACAAGCTGTGGAAGCACACCGTGGTGCTGGTTGGCCCGGCCCTGGCCGAGACCTCGACCACCCGCAGCCACCTGTATCACCCCGGCTTCCGGCACGAGTTCCGGGCCGCGGACGGCAGCGAACTCATCACCAAGGAGCCTCAGTGATCACCGTCCACGGCCTGCTCGGCACTCCCGACGACCGGCTGCGGGCCGCTGCGTCCGGCGCCGACTGGGTGGTGGCCGGCACCCGGCAGCTGGACGCTCTGGCCGTGCCGGCCGAGCGCCGGATCGTCCTGGGCGCGCTGAGCACGGCCGTTGCCGAAGTTGTCGCCCTTCCGGCCGAGGCGGACGTCCTGGTGGTGGCCAGCGGCGACCCGGGCTACTTCGGGGTGCTGCGCGCACTGCGCCGCCACGGGCTGCGCCCGCAGGTAGTGCCTGCCGTGTCCTCGATCGCGTCCGCATTCGCCGCCGTGGGCCTGCCCTGGGACGACGCCGCCGTGGTCAGCGTGCACGGCCGTCCGCTGGAGCCGGCCCTACGGCTGGCCCGGGACTGCGCCAAGGTGGCGGTGTTCACCTCGGCCGAGCACGGCATCCGCGAGTTGGCCGCCGGACTGAGCGATCTCGAGCGCCACTGGGTGCTGGCCGAGCGGCTCGGTGAACCGGACCAGCGGGTGCGGCTGCTGGACAGCGCACAGGCCCGCCAGGTCGAGCCGGTCGAGCCGAATGTGGTGCTGATCCTGGACCGGCCGCCGGCTGCGGCCGACCCGGCGTGGGCCGGCGTGATCGCCGAGCCGAGCCTCGCAGACTCCGCAGCGGACGCCGCCACGTCCGCTGCGGCTCATCCGTCCGAGCCGGTGATCGGCCAGGTCACCTCCGGGTTGGCCAGTCAGGCCCGGGCCGATCGGGTGGACGCCATCCTGGGCGTCACCACCCGGCGCTACACCTCCGGCGCCGTGGCCGGGCTGCCGCAGGCCTGGGCCGAATGCGACCTGGTGATATCTCACCTGGCTCTGGGCGCCACCACCCGGCTGATCGCGCCCCTGCTCCAGTCGAAGCTCACCGACCCGGGCGTGGTGGTCCTGGACGAAGCCGGACGCTTCGCCATCCCGCTGGTCGGCGGGCACACCGGCGGCGCCAACGACCTGGCCCGCCGGCTGGCCGACGGCCTGGACGCCACCGCCGTGCTGACCACTGCCACCGACGCGGTCGGCCTGCCCGGCCTGGACACCCTCGGCTGGCCGTGGTCGGGGGCCGTCGCCGAGGTGACCCGGGCCATTCTCGACGAGCGTCCGGTGCGGCTGGTCCGCAGCCAGCCGTGGCTGCTGCCCGCGTTGCCCCCGAACGTCACCGTGCAGACCGGCGAGGCGGCCGATGCGCCAACCCCCAACGACGCGGACGTGGCCGGGCTGATCCTGGTCACCGACCGGCTCACCGAGCCGTCCGCGCTGCCGACCGTAGTGCTGAACCCGCCCAGCCTGGTCGCCGGGCTGGGCTGCAATGCCGGCACCGAGTCGTCCGCGCTGCGGGCACTGCTCACCGAGAGCCTCACCGAGGCTGGCCTGGCCCTGACCTCGGTTGCCGCGCTGACAACGGTCGATGCGAAAGCCGACGAGCCGGGCCTGGTCGCCTTGGCCGCCGAACTCGGCGTCCCGCTGGTGGCCTATCCGGCCCCGACCCTGGCCGCTCAGGACGTCCCGAACCCCAGCGAGGCACCGCTGCGGGCGGTGGGCACCCCCAGCGTGGCCGAGGCGTCCGTGCTCGCCCACGGGGCGATGTTGATCGTCGAGAAGCAGCGGACGCCGCAGGCCACCTGCGCCATCGGACGGCTCCCGGCCCGCGGCAAGCTGACCGTGGTCGGGCTCGGCCCGGGCTCCCGGGATTTGACCACTCCACGAGCCCAGGCCGCCATCCGGGAGGCCTCGGTGGTGGTCGGCTACCGGCCCTATGTGGCCCAGGTGAAGGACCTGCTGGCCCCCGGCGTGCGGATCGCGTCCACCCCGATGGGCAAGGAGGCCGAGCGGACCGCCACGGCCATCGAACTGGCCCGGCAGGGCAACAAGGTGGCCCTGGTCTGCTCCGGCGACCCGGCCATCTACGCCATGGCCTCGCCCACCCTCGAGCAGGGCACCGACGGGATCGACGTGGAGATCGTCCCCGGGGTGACCGCCAGCCTGGCCGCGTCCGCGATTCTGGGCGCGCCGCTGGGCCACGACCACGCCACCATCTCGCTGTCGGATCTGCACACCGACTGGGACACCATCCTTCGGCGGCTGCGGGCCGCCGCCGAGGCCGACCTGGTCACCGTGCTGTACAACCCGCGGAGTCGGACCCGGCTGCATCACCTGCCCGATGCCGTGGCCATCTTCGCCGCGCGCCGGCCGGGGACCACGCCGATCGCCGTGGTCGAAGAGGCCGACCGGCCCGACCAACGAGTCACTTTGTCGACAATCGCCGAGTTCGACCCGTCCGTGGTGAACATGAACTCCCTAGTGGTGATCGGATCCTCGACCACCCGCTACCTGCCCACCGGCGTCGGTGGCACCGCCATGGTGACCCCGCGCGACTACCACTGGATGAACCGATGAGCCACCCGAACCTGCCGCCCACCCCCTCCGCGCCCGCCGCGGCCACCCCGCCACTGGTC
The nucleotide sequence above comes from Propionicimonas paludicola. Encoded proteins:
- the cobF gene encoding precorrin-6A synthase (deacetylating), encoding MRELLLIGIGAGDPDWITLQAVGAIQRLDVLFVVVKSDELDDLVQARRAVIARHRSEPLRVVELADPPRPWRSAPDYDQAVARWRAERLAQWSDAVAAALGEGEVGGFLVWGDPGLYESTLAICTELVASAPNPITLDVIPGISSAFALAARHRIPLNRQGRAVQLSPARLLRTGMPDGIDDVVVMLDQHQVFASIDPTGLELYWGAYLGTPDELLIAGPLAEVRDEVLRVRTEAIARKGWMFDTYLLRRV
- a CDS encoding cobalt-precorrin-6A reductase; this translates as MSVLLLGGTAEARALADVLVGQGIDVVSSLAGALASVRLPPGQVRVGGFGGADGLADYLRERLIESVIDATHPFAARISAHAALACAATSTPLLRLERPSWAERPDASGWCWVDDLAAARTAAGERGRRIFLAVGRQGLAELADWTDRTIVARVVEPPAVALPTNWQLVAARGPFSVAEERALFAGHRVEVLVAKDSGGPTTAKLDAAAELGVAVVMVRRPPAPDGVAAVASVAEAQQWLAQTRRSR
- a CDS encoding cobalamin biosynthesis protein: MARTGVLTAAGLMLGWLADQAFGDPQRGHPVAGFGRVATAYERVSYADRRTNGVLNEVVLVGAVTGLGVALSSGARRPFARVCMTALATWTVLGGRSLAREAEAVAAHLAADDLPAAREQVSHLVSRDTQALDADGVARAALESVAENTSDAVVAPLFWGAVAGIPGLLAYRAINTLDAMVGYRNDRYGNFGWAAAKLDDLANWLPARLAGALAVVAAPVVGGEPSQAVRAIVEQSGAHPSPNGGVVEAGFAGALGVRIGGRNSYDGVVEDRGELGYGSAPTPSDLVRANRLALAVSAGSVLVSAGLAALVHRGRLPQVRRHR
- the cobI gene encoding precorrin-2 C(20)-methyltransferase gives rise to the protein MAATPAPPTPTLVGVGVGPGDPELITVKAVAVLQRADVILVPATEASADAAGRAEQIVLAACPEAATKLRRIPFSMAQRRGVGRARTESWQASAQAAVDAFSAGATTVAFATVGDPSVYSTFSYLAAQVQAVMPGVDVSVVPGITAMQALAAASRTPLVEGTESLTLVPATAGLETVREALAHSDTVVAYKGGRQLAELRAVVAASGRDGVLGVNLGRADQTVTPLAEVTEASAPYFSTVQIVGARDGIGGRL
- the cobM gene encoding precorrin-4 C(11)-methyltransferase, with amino-acid sequence MSAATPAGEVVFVGAGPGASDLITVRGAAVIAAADIVIWASSLVDAGIVANLKPGALLVDSASASLEEITPLYERARDEGLLVARVHTGDPSIYGATAEQRRVCDQLGIAHRTIPGVSAFSAAAAVADAEITVPEVSQSLILTRLEGGRTPMPDRETVRGFAAHGATMALYLSAARNKVLQAELMAGGYPADTPCIVGYRVSWPDQLLLRCRLDELSATMREHKLWKHTVVLVGPALAETSTTRSHLYHPGFRHEFRAADGSELITKEPQ
- the cobJ gene encoding precorrin-3B C(17)-methyltransferase, with protein sequence MITVHGLLGTPDDRLRAAASGADWVVAGTRQLDALAVPAERRIVLGALSTAVAEVVALPAEADVLVVASGDPGYFGVLRALRRHGLRPQVVPAVSSIASAFAAVGLPWDDAAVVSVHGRPLEPALRLARDCAKVAVFTSAEHGIRELAAGLSDLERHWVLAERLGEPDQRVRLLDSAQARQVEPVEPNVVLILDRPPAAADPAWAGVIAEPSLADSAADAATSAAAHPSEPVIGQVTSGLASQARADRVDAILGVTTRRYTSGAVAGLPQAWAECDLVISHLALGATTRLIAPLLQSKLTDPGVVVLDEAGRFAIPLVGGHTGGANDLARRLADGLDATAVLTTATDAVGLPGLDTLGWPWSGAVAEVTRAILDERPVRLVRSQPWLLPALPPNVTVQTGEAADAPTPNDADVAGLILVTDRLTEPSALPTVVLNPPSLVAGLGCNAGTESSALRALLTESLTEAGLALTSVAALTTVDAKADEPGLVALAAELGVPLVAYPAPTLAAQDVPNPSEAPLRAVGTPSVAEASVLAHGAMLIVEKQRTPQATCAIGRLPARGKLTVVGLGPGSRDLTTPRAQAAIREASVVVGYRPYVAQVKDLLAPGVRIASTPMGKEAERTATAIELARQGNKVALVCSGDPAIYAMASPTLEQGTDGIDVEIVPGVTASLAASAILGAPLGHDHATISLSDLHTDWDTILRRLRAAAEADLVTVLYNPRSRTRLHHLPDAVAIFAARRPGTTPIAVVEEADRPDQRVTLSTIAEFDPSVVNMNSLVVIGSSTTRYLPTGVGGTAMVTPRDYHWMNR